The following nucleotide sequence is from Basilea psittacipulmonis DSM 24701.
GCCGTGATGGCTCGTTCTAGCATAAACTGTACGGCCTCATCTCGTTCATCAAAGTCTTGAGTCAGAATATCCATGCCTGAATCTCGGTCTAAACCTAAGGTTAATTGGGTCATATCATTAGATCCAATCGAGAATCCATCAAAATATTCAAGAAATTTTTCAGCTAGGATGGCGTTCGTAGGTACTTCACACATCATCACGATACGTAAACCATTTTCCCCACGTTTCAAACCGTATTTGGCCAGTAAATCAATCACTTTTCTGCCTTGTTCAATGGTTCTTACAAACGGTACCATCAATTCCACGTTTGTTAGGCCCATCTCTTCACGCACAAACTTCATCGCTTCACATTCCATACGGAAACATTCAGCAAAGTCCTCTGCCAAATAACGAGACGCACCTCTAAAACCAAGCATAGGGTTTTCTTCAATCGGTTCATAGCGTGAACCACCCACTAACTTACGATACTCGTTAGATTTGAAATCCGACAATCTAACAATCACAGGTTTAGGATAGAAAGCCGCCGCAATGGTCGCTACACCCTCTGCCAGTTTTTTCACAAAATAATCTCTGGGACTTGCATACCCTCTAGCAGCAGATTCCACCGCCAATTTCAAAGTATGGTCGATGTTCGGATAGTCCAATACAGCTTTAGGATGTAGGTTAATGTGGTTATTGATAATGAACTCTAAACGAGCTAATCCAACACCTGCATTAGGAATTCTAGAGCTTGCAAAGGCTAATTTTGGATTACCCAAGATCATCATCAATTTTGCGGGTTTTTCAGGGTGTTCAGGCATATCTTGATAATCGATTTCTTCGATAACCGTCTCTAAAAGGCCCTCGTAAATCTTACCCTCATCGCCCTCAGCACATGAAACCGTCACTTCTTGACCGTCTTTCAATACTTCAGTCGCATCCCCACAACCTACTACCGCAGGCACACCTAATTCACGTGCAATAATCGCCGCATGACAAGTACGACCACCACGGTTTGTCACAATAGCCGCCGCACGCTTCATCACGGGCTCCCAGTTTGGATCCGTCATATCGGTAACTAATACATCACCCGGTTGAACTGCATCCATCTCACAAGCACTATTGATAATACGAACAGGGCCTGAACCAATCATCTGTCCAATCGCACGTCCTGATGTCAATACCGCACTGCTGGCTTTTAACTTATGACTGCGGATAATGCGTTCTTCTGACTCTTGGGAACGTACGGTTTCAGGTCTAGCTTGAAGAATGTAGATTTTACCATCGACACCGTCTTTGCCCCATTCAATATCCATCGGACGACCATAGTGTTCTTCAATGATGCACGCGTATTTCGATAACTCAATCACTTCTTCATCAGTGATAGAAAAACGATTGCGATCACTAATATCCACACTGACATCTTTTACCGACTCATGAGCATCAGGATCATCGTTAAAAATCATTTTCACTAATTTAGAACCCATGCTACGGCTGATAATGGGATATTTGCCCGCTTTTAGCGTAGGTTTAAACACATAAAATTCATCTGGGTTCACCGCACCTTGGACCACTTTTTCGCCCAAACCATAAGATGAAGTCACAAACACCACGTCTCTAAATCCTGACTCTGTATCCAATGTGAACATCACACCAGAACTACCTTTATCAGAACGTACCATACGCTGAACACCCGCAGAAATAGCCACTTCCGCGTGCGTAAACCCTTTGTGAACACGATAAGAAATCGCACGGTCGTTATATAACGAAGCAAACACTAAATGTACTTTTTCTAAGACATCCTCAATGCCTGCGACGTTTAAATAAGATTCTTGTTGACCTGCAAAAGAAGCATCGGGCAAATCCTCCGCAGTAGCTGATGAACGAACGGCAAACGATCCTTTACCATCGGCATCTAACTGAGCATAAGCCTGGCGAATCGCATCATCAAGTGCTTGGGGAAAAGGTGTGTCGATAATCCATTGTCTGATTTCTTTACCTGCTTCAGCTAAAGCAATTACGTCCTCAGGATTCAGATCTTCTAAACGTGCTTCAATGCGTTTATCCAAGTTATCGGTTTTCAAAAAGTCTCTAAACGCATCGGCCGTCGTGGCAAAACCACCCGGAACACGAACACCTGCAGAAGAAAGCTGACTAATCATTTCGCCCAACGAGGCATTTTTACCGCCCACCGAGCCAACATCAGTCATACGCAACTGCTCAAAAGGTAACACATAAGACATATCACGTCTCCTAATAATTGAAAAAAATTAAAAAAGCGAATTAATTAGAAACACAGCCATGTCGTTATACTTCTAGTTAATGAGCCTTTTATTATCGATAAGTTTATGTGACCTTTTTAAGCAATTATCACTATCAAGGATTGTACTATTTTGAGGGGGCTTTGTCACAGAATTATGACTCATTCACCGTAAAACCCTTTCACTTTTTTTGTATCAAAGGTAACTTGTTTTAAAATCAATGCTAGCTTATGGATAAACAACTGTATTGACTCAAAACGGGGAACACTATGTCAACTACCTTACCACAAAGAACCGTATTTATTGTTTCGGATAGCACGGGGATTACTGCCGAGACGTTTAGTAACTCTGTCCTGACTCAATTTATTTCAGATTTTGATTTCAAACAAGCCAGAGAACCTTATATTACAACGGTTGAGAAAGCAAAAGAAGTTTTTTACGCCATCAAAGAAGCCCATATTGCGGACAATGCCAAGCCTATCGTGTTTAGTACGCTTGTCGATCATGAACTACAAAATATTATCAAAGAGGCTCCTTGTATTTTTCTGGATATTTTTGGTTCTTGTGTTCAACAACTATCTAACGCTTTGGAAGTCAGCCCCAAACGCGTGGTCGGTCGTTCACATTTAGATGCAGAATCCGCCGCTTATCGCAAAAGAATGGATGCCATCAACTTTACCCTTGCCCATGATGATGGACAGTTTGTTCATGGTTTAGATCAGGCAGATGTCATTTTAGTGGGAGTCTCACGTTGTGGCAAAACGCCTACTAGCCTGTATCTTGCCATGCAGTATGGTTTAAAAGTGGCCAACTTTCCGTTAATTCCTGAGGATTTTGAGCGAGGCACTTTACCCTCTACACTTCATCCTTTCAAAGACAAACTTTTTGGCCTCTCTATCAATCCTGAACGATTAAGTCAAATTCGTGAGGAACGACGACCAAATAGCAAATACGCGTCTATCGTCCAATGCGTGATGGAAGTGGAAGCGGCCGAAGATATGATGAAACAAGAAGGCATCGAGTGGTTATCCACCACCACACGTTCTGTGGAAGAAATCTCAACTACTGTTTTGCATATTTTAGGATTAGACAGAAACATGAAGAAAACGCTGTCTGTTTAAGATAAGTCGATGGTGTTAAGGTGATGTATGAAAAAAACACTGTCTGTTTAAGATAAATCGATGGTGTTAAGGTGATGGATAAAGAAAACGCCGTCTGTTTAAGATAAGTCGATAGTGTTACGGTGATGTATTTTAGATAAATACGGAAGTTAAAAACGATAGATTATTTGCGATCTTAGTTTTATGTTCGGATTTCATTCGTTTTTACATTTCATTTTTTGCGTTTTAGTTAGATTAGCCAGAATAAGTCATACGAAAGATACTCTGGCTAATTTATTTTTAACCTCGTCACGAACACACCAATCTACCACACATTCCGAGTAAAACAAGCATCTACCTACGTATCGAAGTAAACGACCTATTCATGCGGGATCGAGATAACTGTTAACATCATCAACATCCACACGTTCCGATCGCACCGTCAATTTATTTTTTTAAATTTTGAACAACCTTTTGCAAAACCGTTAACGCAAAGTTTTTAGGATTGAGGTTAATATTCAAATTATTTAATGCAATTTGTTCATTTAACCATTTTTGTAATTGGCTGATCACCAGACAATTAGTCTGTTGAGCGATGGTCTGATAATATGATTGCAATGAGGGATAGTAGTGCGAATGGCCTGTTCGTTGGACCAAAGCAATATCTAACAAGAAACGATATAAACTGGCCAACCACTCTGAAATCGTTATATTTTCTAGCTTTTCAACATAGGATGAAAGACTTGGAAACTGAGGCAAGCATAAATGATGAGCAAAGTCTTTTAACCAATAAGCAATCGGTTCATTTTCTGATGAAGCATAACTTGCAGCCTGCAAAGGGGCTCCACTACCGGCCGCCAGATAGTCCTGAGGATGTTCAATGCCTTGTTGTGTTAACCATGCGATGGATTGCGATTCAGGCGGAATGGGCAAGAAAAGACGACGACATCTTGAAATAATCGTCGGCAACACACGGCCCATCGAATGTGAAACCAGCAAAAAGACGACTTCTCCATAGGGCTCTTCAATCGACTTTAATAAAGCGTTTGAGGAAGCAATATTTAAGTCTTCGGCCAAATAGATCATCACGACACGTCGCCCACCTCGGTGACTGGAGATGCTTAGAAAATCATCTAATTCACGTACTTTGCCAATCAGAATTTGTTTTGAAGTCGCTTTCTGAGGATCGTCAATTAAATGCGTCAATAATCCTCGTTCTGAAGCTTCCATATCTGAAATCAATAATCGAAAATCAGGATGATTCCATGATGCAAATAAATGACAAGATTGACAATGACCACAAGCCAAGCCATTTTTAGGCGATTCACACAACAAGCTAGCACTGCCAGCCAAGGCAAATTGAAACTTACCTATTCCCTTTTGACCATGAATTAACCAAGCATGATTCATTCGGGGGTCGGTTAACCAAGCTTCAGGAGACTGCCAAGGATAAAACTCAAATGGACTCATCATAAACTCACCACTTTTTGCCATAATTGCTGACGAATAACATCCATCGATTGGCTACTATCGATTAGACAGTACCTAGCTGACGTTTGACTTTGCTTGATAAATCCATGTCTGACCTTATTAAAAAAATCTAAGGCTTCTTGTTCAAAACGATCTTTATGCGTGCGAGAGGCCGCCATTCGTTCATTAGCAATCATCGGATCAATATCAAAAACAAAGGTAATATCAGGTTCTAGCCCTTTCTGAATCAAATCCTTAAACTGCTGAATCACATTCAACGATACCCCTCTACCATAGCCTTGATAAGCAATGGTGCTATCGGTAAAGCGATCACATAACACCACTTTACCCGCCGCCAATGAGGGCAAAATCACTTTTTTTAAATGATCGTCACGTGCTGCAAACACCAATAACAACTCTGATAAATCCGACATATCTTCGTTTAACACTAACTGTCTTAACTGTTCTGCCACAGGTGTGCCGCCCGGTTCACGCGTTCTGACTACCTGTCTGCCTTGTTGGACAAACTGTTGTTCTAACCAATCGATATGCGAGCTTTTGCCTGCTCCATCAATCCCCTCAAGTGTAATAAATAAGCCACTCATCTCACTGTCCTTTTTTCAGTATGTATTTTTTGACGTTTTTATTATGCTCATTTAAATTTCGAGCAAATGCACTGGTTGTATCGCCTTTTGAGACAAAATAATAGTAGTCATGTTCTTCAGGATGTAACACTGCTTTAATAGAGGCCAAACTGGGATTGGTAATAGGTGTGGGTGGCAAACCCAAGCGTGTATAAGTGTTCCACGGTGTATCGGTTTGTAAATCTACTTTTCTGATTCGACCTGTATAGTTCTCACCCATGCCATAAATCACGGTCGGATCAGTCTGTAGCTTCATATTGGCTCTCAAACGGTTGATAAACACGCCAGCAATTCTTGCACGATCTTCTGGATGACCCGTTTCTTTTTCCACAATAGAGGCCAGAATTAAGGCTTCATAAGGCGTTTTCAAAGGTAGGTTCGCTTGCCTATTTGCCCATTCTTGTTGCAAAATTTTCTGAGCTTGTTCATAAGCTTTCTTTAGCACGACAAGATCTGAAGCCCCATAATAAAATACATAAGTATCAGGATAGAACAGGCCCTCCATGCTTTCATAAGGAATGCCTAATTTTTCTTTTAGCTGGCTTAAATCAGTGTGAACTAAGTTCGGATCAGCGTTCACCGTGTTTAAATAATCCTTGGTCGTGCGTCCTTCTACCAAAGTCACTTTAAACTGCAATACCTGTCCGTTTTTAATCTTATCAATAATGCTTCTTGGCGTATCTCCACGATGAATTTCATACGCACCTGCTTTAAATAATTTCGCATCCCCCTCCCAATTCACGTAAGCAACCCATAAATCAGGAATAATCTCAACGCCCTTTTCTTCCATGGTTTTAGCGAGTTTTCTAATGGATGTCCCTTTGGGAAACTCGATAATTACTTTGTCTTCTTTCATCGCAACAGGGTGATCAATCCAATGATACACTTTTCCGATGATTGCCACCACTAAGACTAGGCATAGAAAAATTAATGCCGAAAAGGTATACTTAATAAAACGCCACATAATTCGTTGGTAATTTAAAAAAATTATTTATCCTCTATTATAGAAAACTATGTCATATACTACATCTAAAACCACATTATTCGCTATTTTAACTTTCCAAGGCGAAGACGCTAGCACTTTTTTACAAGGACAAATCAGCCAAGACGTTCGCACACTAAACGAGACGGAACTTAAACTAGCTGCTTACTGTTCGCCAAAAGGCCGATTGTTAGCGAATTTCTGGCTGTGGAAAGATCAAGAAACCATTTATGCTTTAGTGCGTGCAGACATTGCAGAAAGCGTCCAAAAACGCCTAAAAATGTATATTTTGCGTGCTAAAGTTACCATTGATATTCATGATCAAATTGGCATGAGTTTTGAGCCCTCTGAACAGCCTAAACTCTCTGTCAAGAAAATCAATGACACCTATCACTTGTATTTTGGTGCGGATCGCCATCTTATTTTCCCTTATACCGAGAATACGGCCGTTTCTAAAGAAGATGAATTTGCTTGGCAAAAAGCTGATATTCTTGATGGATATCCTTGGATTACGGCTGGAACGCAAGAAAGATTTCTCGCACAAGCGTTGAATTTTGATGCTTTAGGTGGCATCTCTTATACAAAAGGTTGTTATACAGGGCAAGAGATTATCGCTCGCACGCATTATCGCGGACAGATTAAACGTGGTTTACGTAAAGCTGAATTGTCTTATGAAAGCCTCTCTCTTGGCGACACACCGCTAAACGAAGACGGGGATTATAGCGATCCTCTGTATTTAAAACCGGGCCAAGATCTGACCTTTCCGAATAATGAAATCGGAGAAATCGTGAATGTCTGTCATCATGACGGAACGGTTTTTGTTCTATGTGTCGTCTCCCTCACTCCCGCTAAAGAAGCACAATGAAACTGATCGATACACACTGTCATCTTGACTTTATTTCTTTTGAAAAAGAGATTGAACATGTATTAGAACAGTCCGCCCAAGCAGGTGTTGGGGCCATTATCATACCGACAGTCAGTATGTCCAAGTATGAAACCGCCTTAGCATTAAGTGCTCGTTATAAACAGCTGTACTTCTGTTTGGGCATCCACCCTCTTTTCATGCACGAAACGCAAGAAAAGGATATTGAGACCTTAGAATCCTTAATCAAAGAACAGCTCGATAACCCTAAGTTCCTAGGTTTGGGCGAGATTGGATTAGATTTTTATTATCCTGATAACGAGGAAGAAAAACAGATTCAGATTTTTAAGGCACAACTATCCTTGGCTAAAAAATACCAATTACCCGTGATGTTGCACACACGCAAATCCGCTGATCAAGTAATCAAATACCTCAGACAATACCAAATCACTCGAGGCATTGCTCATGCGTTTAATGGTAGTATGCAACAAGCTGAATCCTATATTAAACAAGGGCTAAAACTTGGGTTTGGCGGTGCTTGTACATGGTCCAGAGCCAAAAATATTCGTCGTCTTTTATGCGAAGTGGATCTATCGTCCATCGTGTTAGAAACGGATGCTCCCGATATTCCGCCTTATTGGCTAGATAAAGATGAGATGAACCTACCTCATGAATTAGGCAGAATCGCAGAAGAAATCGCACAGATTAAAGGCGTTCCTTTGGATACCTTGATTCAAAGTAGCACAAAAAATACTTTAGAGATCTTTCAGAAAGACATCGTTTTTTAATAGTTTTTTTTTCGTCTATCACGAATGCTTTTTAAGTCTTATTCATACAAGAAACTGAAGTGACTGATTTTAGAGACATCGTTTTTTTGTAGTTGCTATAGATATAAAAATAAGCTGAAACGCCCTGTTTTTGGACATTTCAGCTTAATCTTTTATTTTCACCAAAGATTAATGATGTTCTCTAGCGTGATTTAAAGTGTATTTTGGAATTTCAATGACTAAATCTTCATCACCCATCTTTGATTGACAGGACAAACGAGAATACGCTTGCAAGCCCCATGCTTTGTCCAACATATCCTCTTCTTCATCCGTTGCCTCGTTTAATGAATCAAATCCCTCTTTGACAATCACGTGGCAGGTTGTGCAAGCACAGGACATTTCACAGGCATGTTCGATTTCAATATCCGCTTCCAACAAAGCCTGACACAGATTTTTACCCGTTGGAACTTCTAGTTCAGCTCCTTGCGGACATAAGGTTTCATGAGGCAATACAGTTAATTTTGGCATTATAAATCTCCTACAGACTTACCAGACAATGCTTGGCGAATACTTCTATCCATTCTTTTGGCAGCGAAACCATCCGTTGCTTGGCTTAAAGCGGATACATTAGCACGAATCTCTTCTGTACTGCCCTGTTCAACCGCTTGCATAGTGGTCTGGATTAATCGTTCAATTTCAGCTTGTTCTTCTGAGCTTAATAAATCAGCATCCGTTTTCAACGCGGAGTGAACAGACTCTATCAGCTGTTTAGCCGACACTTGCTGTTCGCGATGAATGCGAATTTGGGCATCTTCATTAGAATGTTCTATACTATCGCGTAGCATATTAGCGATTTCTTCCTCACTGATGCCGTAAGAAGGTTTTACCGTCACGCCTGCATTAACGCCTGTACTTAACTCTTGGGCTTCAACATTTAACAATCCATCCGCATCCACTTGGAATGTCACACGAATACGTGCTGCACCTGCCACCATGGGCGGAATACCTCGTAATTCAAAGTGTGCCAAAGAACGGCAAGCTTCTACCGTATCACGTTCTCCTTGCAGAATATGCAAGCTCATGGCAGTTTGACCATCTTTATAAGTGGTAAATTCTTGAGCTCGTGCCACGGGAATAGTGCTATTTCTAGGAATAATATGTTCAACCAAACCGCCCATTGTCTCCAATCCTAACGATAACGGTGTCACATCCAATAACAACCAATCCTGATCAGCCATTGTATTACCGACTAATAAATTGGCTTGGCGAGCCGCACCTAATGCCACCACTTCATCGGGATTTAAATTTGACAAAGGAGCTTGTCCAAAAAACTTCTCTAATTCATCACGGATAATCGGCATACGTGTCGCACCCCCTACCAACACCACGCCATCAATATCTTTAACGGATAATTGGGCATCTGAGAGGGCCTGTTTCACAATATCCAACGTTTTATGTACCAAAGGCTGTGCAATGTTTTCAAAATGGCTTCGCGGATAATTTTGATCAATATGCAAACCATCTGACAAACTAATCTTAATATCAGCCCTAGGTTCTGTACTCAATCGTTCACGTGCTTTGCGTGCCAAAGTCAACAAGGAACGCTTATCTTGGGCGGTTAAATGATCTTTGTCATGGTGACGCAAAATATCGTCCACCACTAATTTATCAAAGTCATCGCCTCCTAACTGCGTATCACCTGCGGTGGCAATAACTTCAAAGACTCCTTTGCTTAACTTTAAAATCGATACATCAAAGGTACCACCGCCCAGATCATAGACCACAAAAACGCCCTCGATCTGATTGTCTAATCCATAGGCCAAGGCTGCTGCAGTCGGTTCATTAATCAAACGAAGTACATTAATGCCTGCTAATCTTGCTGCATCTTTAGTTGCTTGTCTTTGGGTATCATCAAAATAAGCAGGTACCGTGATGACGGCCCCCACAATATCATCTTTTAAAGTGTCTTCTGCACGCTTTCGCAAAACTTCTAAAATTCTGGCCGATACTTCCACTGGTGTGACCACTTTGTCATAAACCTTGAGTTTCACCATCGTATCTGAGGCTTCAAGGTGATATGGCAGTCCGAGACTTTGGGCCTCTTCATATGATCGCCCCATTAAACGTTTCACAGAAACAATGGTATTAACGGGATCTTGGTTTTGACTACTGATGGCTTGATAACCGTATTCATATTGACCATTCTTTAAATAACGAATCACAGAAGGCATCAACACGCGTCCGTTCTTATCAGGGAAAGCTTCGGCAACATCATTTCTAACGGATGCCACCAAAGAATGAGTCGTTCCTAAATCAATACCAATTGCTAAACGTTTTTGGTGAGGTTTGGGAGATTGACCCGGTTCAGATATTTGAAATAATGCCATAATGTATTGTTAATTAATTAAATTCTTTAAAAACTTTTTGCAAAAACATACCCTCACGAACAAGCGTAGCACCGCGAACAAAGTCTTTTTCTTGATCAAGAGCGTTGGCCAATTGTTGAATCAATTGATGCCAGTCTTTGTTTAAATCGGACTTTAACGCTTGCATCGCTTGAGGGTTAGAACGAGCCATATCAATGGATTCACGCAGTTGCATCTGTTTCATCAGAAATTCAGGAGACATCGCTGTATTCGTTTCCGACTCAATCTCAACGCCATGAAGTTGACACAAATAACTGGCACGTTTAATCGGATCTTTCAAGGTTTGGTAAGCATCGTTAATTCGCGTAGCCCAAACCATAGCTGTTTTCTTTTCTGCAGCACTGGCCCAAGCAAAGCGATCAGGATGGACTTTGGCTGAGGCCGTTTTCCATCGCTGATCTAAATCTTCTAACGATAATTCAAACCGCTGCGGTATGCCTAAAAGTTCAAAGTAATTGTCCATAGGTTATACGCTAAAGGATTCACCACAGCCACAAGATGCTTTTTGATTAGGATTAGTAAATTTAAATCCCTCGTTTAAGCCTTCACGCACAAAATCCAGTTCCGTGCCAGCAATATAAGGCAAACTCTTAGGATCCACAAATACTTTTACACCAAAGCTTTCAAAAACATTATCACTGCTTTCAGGATCATCCACGTATTCCAGTTTATAAGCCATCCCTGAGCAACCTGTCGTGGTCACCCCAACTCGCAAGCCTAAACCTTTACCGCGACGTTCAAGATATTTTTTGATATGTTCTGCTGCACGTTGTGTGAGTGTCACTTCCATTGACATGATTCACCTCTTACTTTTGATGTTTTTTGCGATAGTCTTCTACCGCTGCTTTAATCGCATCCTCTGCCAAAATAGAACAATGAATTTTTACAGGTGGTAGTGCCAATTCCTCAGCAATATCGGTATTACGAATGTCTAAGGCTTGATCTAAGGTTTTACCTTTGACCCATTCTGTTACCAAAGAACTCGATGCAATCGCCGATCCACAACCATAGGTTTTAAATTTTGCATCTTCGATGACCCCCTCTTCATTTACTTTGATTTGGAGTTTCATCACGTCACCACAGGCGGGTGCTCCCACCATACCTGTTCCTACATCTTGATCATCTTTATCAAATGCACCTACATTTCTAGGATTCTCATAATGATCCAAAACTTTATCACTATATGCCATGTTATATCCTTTAAATTAGTGAGCTGCCCATTGGACAGTGCTTAAATCAATACCCTCTTTGTACATATCCCACAAAGGCGACATGTCACGTAATTTGGCAACATTTTCAATAATCAATTTTGCGGCAAAGTCCACGTTTTCTTCTGTGGTAAAGCGTCCCAATGTCATGCGAATAGAACTATGTGCCAATTCATCATTACGTCCCAAGGCTCTCAATACATATGAGGGTTCCAAACTGGCTGATGTACAGGCCGAACCGCTAGATACCGCCAATTCTTTTATCGCCATCATCAAAGACTCGCCCTCAACATAGTTAAAGCTAACGTTTAAGTTGTGAGCAATGCGGTGTTCCATATCACCATTGATATAAATTTCTTCAATATGACTGAGCTGATTCCACAAACGATCGCGTAGAAGACGAATACGTTTATTTTCTTCGGCCATCTCTAATCTAGCCAATTCATAAGCTGCCCCCATACCCACGATTTGGTGAGTAGGCAACGTGCCCGAACGCAAGCCTCTTTCATGGCCACCACCATGCATTTGAGACAAAATTCTGACTCTTGGTTTACGGCGAACATACAAGGCACCAATGCCTTTGGGTCCGTAGCATTTATGTGCCGAAAAGCTCATTAAATCGACAGGTAATTGGGCCAAATTAATCGCTACTTTTCCTGTTGCTTGAGCAGCATCAACGTGAAAAACAACGCCTTTTTCACGACAGATATTGCCAATTGTTTCAATGTCTTGAATAACACCAATTTCGTTATTTACCAACATCACGGATACGACGGTCGTATCCGGTCTAATGCTGTCTTTTAGATAATCGATGTCGATCAAACCATTTTCTTGTACATCAAGATAAGTGACTTCAAAACCAATTCTTTCTAACTCACGACAGGTATCTAACACAGCCTTATGCTCTGTTTTTACCGTGATAATATGTTTACCTTTCGGTTCATTAAAAAGTGCGGCACCTTTGATCGCTAAGTTATCCGATTCCGTTGCACCTGAAGTCCAAATAATCTCTCTCG
It contains:
- the mltG gene encoding endolytic transglycosylase MltG; the protein is MWRFIKYTFSALIFLCLVLVVAIIGKVYHWIDHPVAMKEDKVIIEFPKGTSIRKLAKTMEEKGVEIIPDLWVAYVNWEGDAKLFKAGAYEIHRGDTPRSIIDKIKNGQVLQFKVTLVEGRTTKDYLNTVNADPNLVHTDLSQLKEKLGIPYESMEGLFYPDTYVFYYGASDLVVLKKAYEQAQKILQQEWANRQANLPLKTPYEALILASIVEKETGHPEDRARIAGVFINRLRANMKLQTDPTVIYGMGENYTGRIRKVDLQTDTPWNTYTRLGLPPTPITNPSLASIKAVLHPEEHDYYYFVSKGDTTSAFARNLNEHNKNVKKYILKKGQ
- the ppsA gene encoding phosphoenolpyruvate synthase → MSYVLPFEQLRMTDVGSVGGKNASLGEMISQLSSAGVRVPGGFATTADAFRDFLKTDNLDKRIEARLEDLNPEDVIALAEAGKEIRQWIIDTPFPQALDDAIRQAYAQLDADGKGSFAVRSSATAEDLPDASFAGQQESYLNVAGIEDVLEKVHLVFASLYNDRAISYRVHKGFTHAEVAISAGVQRMVRSDKGSSGVMFTLDTESGFRDVVFVTSSYGLGEKVVQGAVNPDEFYVFKPTLKAGKYPIISRSMGSKLVKMIFNDDPDAHESVKDVSVDISDRNRFSITDEEVIELSKYACIIEEHYGRPMDIEWGKDGVDGKIYILQARPETVRSQESEERIIRSHKLKASSAVLTSGRAIGQMIGSGPVRIINSACEMDAVQPGDVLVTDMTDPNWEPVMKRAAAIVTNRGGRTCHAAIIARELGVPAVVGCGDATEVLKDGQEVTVSCAEGDEGKIYEGLLETVIEEIDYQDMPEHPEKPAKLMMILGNPKLAFASSRIPNAGVGLARLEFIINNHINLHPKAVLDYPNIDHTLKLAVESAARGYASPRDYFVKKLAEGVATIAAAFYPKPVIVRLSDFKSNEYRKLVGGSRYEPIEENPMLGFRGASRYLAEDFAECFRMECEAMKFVREEMGLTNVELMVPFVRTIEQGRKVIDLLAKYGLKRGENGLRIVMMCEVPTNAILAEKFLEYFDGFSIGSNDMTQLTLGLDRDSGMDILTQDFDERDEAVQFMLERAITACNKLGKYVGICGQGPSDHIDLAQWLCEKGIQSISLSPDTVVSTWKRLQG
- the fdx gene encoding ISC system 2Fe-2S type ferredoxin: MPKLTVLPHETLCPQGAELEVPTGKNLCQALLEADIEIEHACEMSCACTTCHVIVKEGFDSLNEATDEEEDMLDKAWGLQAYSRLSCQSKMGDEDLVIEIPKYTLNHAREHH
- the ygfZ gene encoding CAF17-like 4Fe-4S cluster assembly/insertion protein YgfZ, producing the protein MSYTTSKTTLFAILTFQGEDASTFLQGQISQDVRTLNETELKLAAYCSPKGRLLANFWLWKDQETIYALVRADIAESVQKRLKMYILRAKVTIDIHDQIGMSFEPSEQPKLSVKKINDTYHLYFGADRHLIFPYTENTAVSKEDEFAWQKADILDGYPWITAGTQERFLAQALNFDALGGISYTKGCYTGQEIIARTHYRGQIKRGLRKAELSYESLSLGDTPLNEDGDYSDPLYLKPGQDLTFPNNEIGEIVNVCHHDGTVFVLCVVSLTPAKEAQ
- a CDS encoding TatD family hydrolase, with the protein product MKLIDTHCHLDFISFEKEIEHVLEQSAQAGVGAIIIPTVSMSKYETALALSARYKQLYFCLGIHPLFMHETQEKDIETLESLIKEQLDNPKFLGLGEIGLDFYYPDNEEEKQIQIFKAQLSLAKKYQLPVMLHTRKSADQVIKYLRQYQITRGIAHAFNGSMQQAESYIKQGLKLGFGGACTWSRAKNIRRLLCEVDLSSIVLETDAPDIPPYWLDKDEMNLPHELGRIAEEIAQIKGVPLDTLIQSSTKNTLEIFQKDIVF
- the tmk gene encoding dTMP kinase, which produces MSGLFITLEGIDGAGKSSHIDWLEQQFVQQGRQVVRTREPGGTPVAEQLRQLVLNEDMSDLSELLLVFAARDDHLKKVILPSLAAGKVVLCDRFTDSTIAYQGYGRGVSLNVIQQFKDLIQKGLEPDITFVFDIDPMIANERMAASRTHKDRFEQEALDFFNKVRHGFIKQSQTSARYCLIDSSQSMDVIRQQLWQKVVSL
- the ppsR gene encoding posphoenolpyruvate synthetase regulatory kinase/phosphorylase PpsR, whose amino-acid sequence is MSTTLPQRTVFIVSDSTGITAETFSNSVLTQFISDFDFKQAREPYITTVEKAKEVFYAIKEAHIADNAKPIVFSTLVDHELQNIIKEAPCIFLDIFGSCVQQLSNALEVSPKRVVGRSHLDAESAAYRKRMDAINFTLAHDDGQFVHGLDQADVILVGVSRCGKTPTSLYLAMQYGLKVANFPLIPEDFERGTLPSTLHPFKDKLFGLSINPERLSQIREERRPNSKYASIVQCVMEVEAAEDMMKQEGIEWLSTTTRSVEEISTTVLHILGLDRNMKKTLSV
- the holB gene encoding DNA polymerase III subunit delta', yielding MMSPFEFYPWQSPEAWLTDPRMNHAWLIHGQKGIGKFQFALAGSASLLCESPKNGLACGHCQSCHLFASWNHPDFRLLISDMEASERGLLTHLIDDPQKATSKQILIGKVRELDDFLSISSHRGGRRVVMIYLAEDLNIASSNALLKSIEEPYGEVVFLLVSHSMGRVLPTIISRCRRLFLPIPPESQSIAWLTQQGIEHPQDYLAAGSGAPLQAASYASSENEPIAYWLKDFAHHLCLPQFPSLSSYVEKLENITISEWLASLYRFLLDIALVQRTGHSHYYPSLQSYYQTIAQQTNCLVISQLQKWLNEQIALNNLNINLNPKNFALTVLQKVVQNLKK